GAATatgctttattaaatattttttttttctatcctggTATGTGAGGTTCTTTTTCGCTCGACCTGAGGGAAAACGTCTTTGGTTAACATCACACTACGTAAGAATAAACCCTATTTTGTATTTAGAATAcgctttattaaatatttttatattctgataTCTGGGGTTGTCTCCCGCTGGCCCTGAGGGCCTCCTCTACAGCTGACGCGGGCGCGGCTCCTTCCGCCGGCTGCCGGCCGGGCTCCTCCTCCCCtcagcgccgcggggccgccgtCCCCGGCCGTCCCCGGCCCTCCCCgtccctctctcccttcctcctcagtGCCGCTCGGCTCCTGgccggccccggcagccccggaGGCGACCTCAGGCCCCGCGGCCCCTCGGCCATGcagcgggaggcggcggcggcgctgctgGCGGCGGCGCACACGGAGCTGGCGGCGCAGCAGCTGGCGGCGGCCGAGGAGCTGTACGGCCGCTACATCGCCTGCTGCGCCCGGGCTGCGCCTCAGGGGTAATGGGggtgggtttcttttttttttgtggggggacACACGACACACGCCATGCGCCTCACGGCttctctgccccccccccccccgagcagcgCCAGCCGAGACCTCGCCACCGCCTTCAACAACCGCGGGCACATCAAGTACCTGCGGGTGGAGTTCGCCGCCGCCATGGAGGACTACGCGGCCGCCATCGAGAGCCAGCCCGGCTTCGAGGTGCCCTACTACAACAGGGGCCTGGTGCTCTACCGGCTGGGTACGGCATAACCCGGCCTGGCTGacccggggcagggcagggcgacACGGCCCCGAGAGCACGGCTCGGCCCTGGCACGGGCTGCGGGAGGGAACAGGGTGCTGACACTGCTGGCTTGTGGCTGGCCACGTTCTCCGAAAGCTGTTCAGAGTGCATCCCTCCGTTTTAcaggcagctcctggcaccGTCTGGGGACGGGTGTCACACCAGGAGGGGTGCAGAGGCACCTGCTTTCTCTCCAGTCATAGCAGGGTGTGTTAGCTGGAAGTCCCCTCTGTACGCTCAGACACAGTTTCTGCATCATCTAAAGTTACACTATTCAGGGAACCATCAGAGAAAGATGTggttttagtttaattttttgGAAAACCTGCATTAGTGGTCATTAGCCAGTCAATTCCAAGCATTTCTATTAAACCTAAAACATAGCTTGAGTTGGTACAATCATAGCAAGTGCGCCCTTCTCAATTTGCAGAGGGCTGTCAGCTGTCATTGGGGGGAATTGATGCCCCtcaattttaaatatgctgTAAGAAAATTTACACCCGTGTCTTTTTTGTTGGAGCCTGGCCATTGCATGGTCAGGATCTAGAAACTTCAGGACCAGAGGGAACTCAGGGAGGATGGAGTCTGGCCTCAGCTGGGAAGCAGTCTGCCAGTGTTCCAGTATTAACACAGCCTGGCTATTAGTTAGCTGTCCGAGCGTGGGCCTTGTGGCTCTTTCTCTTGGAATAAACTGCCTAAATTAATCCTTGAGCCCAATTTAGGTCGAGAAATAGGCACTTGGGCTTTTGCTCTGAAGACTTTTGACTCCTACTTGGACCTCTGGAACATCCAATTGTAGTGCATCCATTAGGTACAGTTGATGCATTGTGTTAGTGAAAGCATTAAGAGcccttcttctgttttattttatgagtGAGTAGTTAACAGAAAggtaattcttttttcttttctttgggaCAGGGTGCTTTGATGAGGCCATAAAAGATTTCAGGAAAGTTTTAGAGTTAAACCCTCAGTTTGAAGATGCTGCACTAAGTCTAAAACAGGCTATTCttgacaaagaagaaaaacaaaagcgAGGTTATTGAAAATGCAACTAATGgtgtgaaaatgttttactgaacACTGATGTGATTTTTTGTCATTGATGGATGAAACAAGAACACTTACGTCTGTTATACCCTACTGAAGAAACCTCACTCTTGGGtaaataagttaaaaatgtattataattgcaaaatatatatttttatattgtcaGTGTTGAAGAAAGGCCTAATTTTAGATCCATGCGAGATACTTGTCAATTTGTACAGAAGCAGTTCATAAAAAGCTGTTGGAAGGTCAGTAACAGCTAATGAAATCTGTAGTTCTCTCattaaagctgtgtttctgtacTCTTTCACAGATTGATTTAAACGTCCTttatggaggaaaaacaaactaaaacatttAAGTACTTAAGACTGGCATTTGTGAAAGACACTGATTTAACAATGATGATCTTAGTGTTTGTCCAGATTTAAATGTAAGTTTGATTTAAGCTAAAAGTGTGCAGTTGTTAATTACAAGGTGTTATCCTTGAAATGCGAtggtaaattattttcttttcacttcagAGTGTTcctgcattaagaaaaaaaatctttaaaaagagacCTTTTTAGGTGACAGCAGCTGTACCTTACATGAGGAATGCGGTACAAGAATTCCATCCTTTTTAAATTCATTGACTCCTAGAGGTAGTTTAAGGAGTACCTAAACAGGTATGAACAGGACGTACCTGTTTTTTGTAATCCCATTGTAAAGCTATTGAACAGTCAGAAATTAATAACTGAATGAATAAAACAATTACGTATTTTTATCTCGATATCTGTAAAGACTTTATTGGTAAAGAATGCAGTTGAGCTGTTCACAACAGGAATTAtggctttctcctttttattaaaaaggtcAATGGCACAAAATACACAATGTGAAAGCTGTCTGATTCAACTGGATATGAATATCCCGGTAGACTCATTTTTTACATGGATGAAAGATGGTTGCTGAAAtctaaaaatgatttataaggaacatggaaataaaagttttaataaaagaaatagtcTTGGATTGCCCCAGTTAGCATtaggctatatatatatatatttaacaaatgATGCTGATGACAACTCTGCTGCTTATGGTGGCTTTCTCCATGTGTGATCCAGGAGCTTGCATAGTTGATGATGGAAACATTTGCAAAGTAGGTTCTGAGACATTTATGACCAGGTTTTACAAAGATGAATTTTGGATTTCTCCGGGTATACGAAGTACGTGCTCATCTTCCATTGTTATATCTCGATGCCCTGTCtccaaaataacatttaagGATTTGCATTTTTCACGCCACCTCAGtctcaaaaccaaaaccatgcCAGCTCTTGTTTGATGGTGAGAAGGTAAGCTTGAGGTTTAAGACTAAACCTGTTCTTGATGTACCTGACCATGAAAATGAACTTAAAACACAGCATAGACAGTTGAATATGATCCTTGAAGTTTTTCTCTGAGAGAGGTCACGTGGTTCTGCACAGTACACTGAGGATACagatgaaaatcagaaagttaacagcaaatacatattttggaaaacaaatcaaGGATGCTAGTAGTATTACCCCTTATACTTCCTACCTTGTGTTTCTCTGTGAATGTTGCTCAATTACTTCTAATTTATCCACTAttgtcacagaaatatttcactgaactGGGAGCAATTATGTAGCAGATTCTCCAcagttttcctcatttctctgGTTAAAGGATGAACTGTTGCGGTACATTTTGGCATAACTTGGAATTCTTTCAAGTTAGCTTCAGCCACAAAGATTCTCACACGCATTTTCCCCTTCACAGGCATGCACTTGGCTCTCTGTCTTTCCTTCACATTTAAGGTTAATCAGGGTTTTCATTCCAAACTTATTAAATAGCCCTGTGTGGTGGTCTGTTGCTCAGGACAGTTGAAAGGGTATCACAAAACATTATCAATACCAGAAAACTTGATGTGTTTAGTGACTCTCCTTGACCTGCGAAGTTTCTTGTTCATAAtcttttaagaattaaaagtCTAATCAAGAGcagtaaattttgttttatataatgTTCCATATG
The Cygnus olor isolate bCygOlo1 chromosome 3, bCygOlo1.pri.v2, whole genome shotgun sequence genome window above contains:
- the TTC32 gene encoding tetratricopeptide repeat protein 32: MQREAAAALLAAAHTELAAQQLAAAEELYGRYIACCARAAPQGASRDLATAFNNRGHIKYLRVEFAAAMEDYAAAIESQPGFEVPYYNRGLVLYRLGCFDEAIKDFRKVLELNPQFEDAALSLKQAILDKEEKQKRGY